The proteins below come from a single Treponema phagedenis genomic window:
- a CDS encoding ferritin, with protein sequence MLSDKLLKALNNQINKEIYSSYLYLAIAGHFETEGLKGFASWMKIQAQEELSHAMKFYEYIYDRDSQMEFLPIEAPAPKLGTPLEVLQIVLKHEESITKSIHNVYSLAREEGDYASESFLIWFINEQTEEEATLRDYIDSFKFVDGKTGVMLIDRKLGERTK encoded by the coding sequence ATGTTAAGTGATAAGTTGTTAAAAGCCTTAAATAATCAGATAAATAAAGAGATTTACTCTTCTTATTTGTATCTTGCAATTGCAGGGCATTTTGAAACCGAAGGGTTAAAAGGGTTCGCGTCGTGGATGAAGATTCAGGCGCAGGAAGAACTCAGTCATGCAATGAAGTTTTATGAGTATATTTATGATCGAGATTCCCAGATGGAATTTTTGCCGATTGAAGCTCCTGCTCCGAAACTTGGAACGCCGCTTGAGGTTTTACAGATTGTTTTGAAACATGAAGAGTCTATTACAAAGTCAATTCATAATGTGTATTCGCTTGCAAGAGAAGAGGGCGATTATGCTTCTGAAAGTTTTTTGATTTGGTTCATTAATGAACAAACCGAAGAAGAGGCTACGCTCCGTGATTATATCGATTCGTTTAAATTTGTTGACGGCAAAACAGGTGTTATGCTGATAGACAGAAAACTCGGAGAACGCACAAAATAA